In a genomic window of Helianthus annuus cultivar XRQ/B chromosome 10, HanXRQr2.0-SUNRISE, whole genome shotgun sequence:
- the LOC110883976 gene encoding probable inactive histone-lysine N-methyltransferase SUVR2 gives MAPNPRVAKAFRAMKDIGIPEEKTKPVLKNLLKIYEKNWELIEAENYRALADAIFDSEEAEASETKKKDDNAEAEAAEQKKKLEEAERMKVIEEETQIPEEPERPLKRLRLRHQDGTPLKKPKLEIDDLPYAIPRSQARAEAAKEKQPVLADTQPDVANESLSESGLRLRHLRNKGKEPISPQTDDRELRSSSHRPSHGVRFKEPKPKETALSLIKPKDEPVTDDTLPPSAPLSVVRPDSSINGVSSTENNSPTEANENLNNSVVPASSNERSGHELATIPDESIVNLDVASSSSGEIKISVTCIKNPNLSVTNVDTLLKKMEDKCLRSYKILDSNFSLKKLMNDICDSLLDTDPEPDNTPPAEPLENGAVDVSTNGSVDHQINQLTADDLKSVHDINDIAKGQESVIISLVNEVNTKCPPAFHYIPGNAVFQNASVNFSLARIGDDNCCSACFGDCLTSASSCVCALQAGGEFAYTKEGLVKEELLDECVNMNRDPQKHCLLYCKECPLERSKNEETVGTCKGHLDRSFIKECWLKCGCNKQCGNRVVQRGIQRKLQVFMTPGGKGWGLRTLEDLPKGAFVCEYVGEILTNAEYYDRVSKNSNKDEHAYLVLLDADWGEESEIKDEEALCLDATYCGNVARFINHRCFDSNLVEIPVEIENPDHHYYHIAFFTTRKVKALEELTWDYGIDFDDEEHHVKAFRCQCGSRFCRNNKRPTRSRKTRYT, from the exons ATGGCTCCTAATCCAAGGGTTGCGAAAGCCTTTCGAGCTATGAAAGATATTGGGATCCCGGAAGAGAAAACAAAACCAGTGttaaaaaatcttttaaaaatctATGAAAAAAACTGGGAACTTATTGAAGCAGAAAATTATAGAGCGCTTGCAGATGCTATTTTTGACAGCGAGGAGGCAGAG GCATCAGAAACGAAGAAAAAGGatgataatgctgaagcagaa GCAGCCGAACAGAAAAAGAAACTTGAGGAAGCTGAA CGAATGAAGGTTATTGAAGAAGAAACACAAATTCCCGAAGAACCAGAACGCCCCTTAAAGCGGCTACGGTTACGGCACCAAGACGGAACACCACTTAAAAAACCGAAACTGGAAATCGATGATCTTCCATACGCGATACCCCGGTCTCAAGCACGGGCTGAAGCTGCAAAGGAGAAACAACCTGTTTTAGCTGACACTCAACCTGATGTCGCAAATGAATCTTTGTCTGAATCGGGTCTCCGTTTACGCCATCTGAGAAACAAAGGGAAAGAACCGATTTCACCTCAGACAGACGATCGAGAGTTACGGTCAAGTTCTCATAGGCCATCACATGGAGTGCGGTTCAAAGAGCCAAAGCCCAAAGAAACCGCACTTTCGTTAATAAAACCGAAAGATGAGCCCGTTACAGATGACACATTACCTCCTTCGGCGCCTCTTTCAGTTGTTAGACCAG ACTCATCGATCAACGGGGTTTCTTCAACTGAAAACAATTCGCCTACAGAGGCTAACGAAAATTTAAACAACAGTGTTGTTCCAGCTTCATCAAACGAAAGAAGTGGACATGAACTTGCAACGATCCCAGACGAATCAATAGTAAACTTAGACGTTGCGTCTTCATCCTCAGGCGAAATCAAGATTTCTGTAACCTGCATAAAAAACCCTAATTTATCTGTTACAAACGTGGATACATTATTGAAAAAAATGGAAGATAAATGCCTTCGATCATACAAAATCCTCGACTCAAACTTTTCCTTGAAGAAACTTATGAACGATATATGTGATTCCCTTTTGGATACCGACCCCGAACCTGACAACACACCACCCGCCGAGCCATTGGAAAATGGTGCAGTCGATGTTAGTACCAATGGCTCAGTTGACCATCAGATTAACCAGTTAACTGCTGATGACTTGAAGTCTGTTCATGATATCAATGACATAGCTAAAGGGCAAGAGTCAGTAATAATTTCGTTGGTCAATGAAGTCAACACCAAATGTCCTCCTGCATTCCACTACATTCCTGGAAACGCAGTTTTCCAGAACGCTTCTGTTAACTTTTCACTTGCGCGAATCGGAGACGACAATTGTTGTTCCGCTTGTTTTGGCGATTGCCTGACATCAGCATCTTCTTGTGTTTGTGCACTGCAAGCTGGAGGTGAATTTGCGTATACGAAAGAGGGTCTTGTCAAAGAGGAGCTTTTAGACGAGTGTGTAAATATGAATCGGGACCCGCAAAAACATTGTTTGCTTTACTGTAAGGAATGTCCGTTAGAAAGATCGAAGAATGAGGAGACTGTTGGGACATGTAAGGGTCATCTGGATAGGAGTTTTATTAAGGAATGCTGGTTGAAATGTGGGTGTAATAAACAGTGTGGTAATCGAGTAGTGCAACGTGGCATTCAACGTAAATTGCAG GTGTTTATGACACCCGGAGGAAAAGGGTGGGGCCTCCGTACCCTCGAGGACTTGCCTAAAGGTGCATTTGTTTGTGAATACGTGGGAGAAATATTAACAAATGCAGAATATTACGATCGAGTTTCAAAGAATTCAAACAAAGATGAGCATGCTTATTTAGTATTGCTTGATGCCGATTGGGGTGAGGAGAGTGAAATAAAAGACGAAGAAGCTCTTTGTTTGGATGCCACTTATTGTGGAAATGTGGCTAGATTTATCAATCACAG GTGTTTTGACTCGAATTTAGTGGAGATTCCAGTGGAAATTGAGAATCCTGATCATCACTATTATCAT ATTGCGTTCTTCACTACAAGAAAGGTGAAAGCACTAGAAGAGTTAACATGG GATTATGGTATTGATTTTGACGATGAAGAACATCATGTGAAGGCATTTAGGTGCCAATGTGGTAGCAGGTTTTGCAGAAACAACAAACGTCCAACGA GATCAAGAAAAACAAGATACACATGA
- the LOC110883977 gene encoding 60S ribosomal protein L23, with protein MSKRGRGGSAGNKFRMSLGLPVAATVNCADNTGAKNLYIISVKGIKGRLNRLPSACVGDMVMATVKKGKPDLRKKVMPAVIVRQRKPWRRKDGVFMYFEDNAGVIVNPKGEMKGSAITGPIGKECADLWPRIASAANAIV; from the exons ATGTCGAAGCGAG gTCGCGGAGGTTCCGCAGGGAACAAGTTTCGGATGTCGTTAGGTCTGCCGGTGGCTGCAACAGTGAACTGCGCCGACAATACAGGTGCGAAGAACCTGTACATCATCTCCGTCAAGGGGATCAAGGGACGGCTTAACCGGCTTCCGTCGGCTTGTGTTGGAGATATGGTTATGGCAACTGTTAAGAAGGGGAAACCGGATCTTAGGAAGAAGGTTATGCCCGCTGTTATTGTCAGGCAGCGTAAGCCGTGGCGCCGAAAGGATGGTGTCTTCATGTATTTTGAAG ACAATGCTGGAGTTATTGTCAATCCTAAGGGAGAAATGAAAG GATCTGCAATTACTGGACCAATTGGAAAGGAATGTGCTGATCTATGGCCTAGAATTGCAAGTGCTGCCAATGCAATTGTTTAA